One Aliiroseovarius sediminilitoris DNA window includes the following coding sequences:
- a CDS encoding heme lyase CcmF/NrfE family subunit yields MIAELGHFALILALGVAVVQMIVPLIGAHYDWRGWMELAVPAATIQFLLILASFLALTYAFVTSDFSVRLVTLNSHSAKPMLYKVSGVWGNHEGSVLLWVLILSLFGATAAWFGGNLPQRLKARVLAVQSSIAVAFLGFVLFTSNPFLRIEQPPFDGRDLNPLLQDPGLALHPPFLYLGYVGLSMAFSFAVAALIEGRVDAAWARWVRPWTLAAWVFLTIGIAVGSWWAYYELGWGGFWFWDPVENASFMPWLFAAALLHSAIVVEKRESLKSWTILLAILAFGFSLIGTFIVRSGVLTSVHAFASDPKRGVFILMILAVFTGGALTLFAARASTMEARGVFGFVSRESALIVNNILLAVSSFVVFVGTIWPLIGEILDRKISVGAPFFEAAFTPFMVALALILPVGAMLPWKRAKLGRVTKQLVPAFVLALAVGALVWAMQTGKTALGPIGMFLGTWLIAGSLVDIASRTGRGAVSTRLSRLTRLPRSDWGKLAAHAGFGITVMGISGLMAWSVEDIRVAEIGKSFPVSDYEITLVDVTQEQGPNYLSTKAEMLVTENGREITTLYPEKRVYPVQAIPTTEAAISNGFWRDIYLVIGDPQEGGAWAVRTFIKPFTNWIWMGTMMMALGGVLSLTDRRFRVAAGATKSRIPGVPAE; encoded by the coding sequence ATGATTGCAGAGCTCGGACATTTTGCGCTGATCCTGGCGCTGGGCGTGGCGGTTGTGCAGATGATCGTTCCACTGATTGGAGCACATTATGACTGGCGTGGCTGGATGGAACTGGCAGTGCCGGCGGCAACGATCCAATTCCTTCTGATCCTTGCCTCGTTTCTGGCATTGACCTATGCGTTTGTGACGTCGGACTTTTCGGTTCGACTGGTCACGCTGAACTCGCATTCAGCCAAGCCAATGCTTTACAAGGTGTCGGGCGTTTGGGGCAATCACGAAGGCTCGGTTCTGCTTTGGGTGTTAATCCTGTCGCTGTTTGGTGCCACGGCCGCGTGGTTCGGTGGAAATCTGCCGCAGCGGCTGAAGGCGCGAGTGCTGGCGGTGCAAAGCTCGATCGCAGTGGCCTTTTTGGGCTTTGTTCTGTTCACATCGAACCCGTTTCTGCGCATCGAGCAGCCGCCCTTTGACGGTCGCGACCTGAACCCGCTTTTGCAAGACCCCGGTTTGGCTCTGCACCCACCTTTTCTTTACCTGGGTTATGTCGGACTTTCGATGGCGTTTTCTTTCGCCGTCGCTGCCTTGATCGAAGGGCGGGTTGACGCGGCATGGGCGCGCTGGGTCCGTCCGTGGACACTGGCCGCCTGGGTATTTCTGACAATCGGAATTGCCGTGGGCAGTTGGTGGGCTTATTACGAACTTGGTTGGGGTGGCTTCTGGTTCTGGGACCCGGTCGAAAATGCGTCATTCATGCCATGGCTATTTGCCGCCGCCTTGCTGCATTCGGCCATCGTTGTCGAAAAACGCGAGAGTCTGAAAAGCTGGACAATCCTGCTGGCGATCTTGGCCTTTGGGTTCTCGCTGATCGGGACATTTATTGTGCGGTCTGGTGTGCTTACTTCGGTGCACGCGTTCGCTTCTGATCCGAAACGCGGTGTCTTCATCCTGATGATTCTGGCCGTCTTCACGGGCGGTGCGCTTACGCTGTTCGCAGCACGTGCCAGCACGATGGAGGCGCGGGGAGTCTTTGGCTTTGTTAGTCGTGAAAGCGCCTTGATTGTGAATAACATCTTGTTGGCGGTGTCCTCTTTCGTTGTGTTTGTTGGGACCATCTGGCCACTGATTGGCGAGATTCTTGATCGCAAGATATCAGTCGGAGCACCGTTCTTTGAGGCGGCGTTTACCCCGTTTATGGTGGCGTTGGCGCTGATCCTGCCAGTTGGAGCGATGCTGCCGTGGAAACGGGCGAAACTTGGACGCGTGACCAAACAACTTGTGCCTGCCTTTGTCCTGGCTTTGGCGGTTGGGGCGTTGGTCTGGGCGATGCAAACTGGCAAAACAGCATTGGGGCCCATTGGTATGTTCCTGGGCACCTGGCTGATTGCCGGATCATTGGTTGATATCGCCAGTCGCACGGGGCGCGGCGCGGTGTCGACCCGGCTGTCGCGACTGACACGTCTGCCGCGTTCGGACTGGGGCAAACTTGCCGCACATGCCGGTTTCGGGATCACCGTGATGGGCATTTCAGGTCTAATGGCCTGGAGCGTCGAGGACATCCGCGTTGCCGAGATTGGCAAGAGCTTCCCTGTCTCAGATTATGAAATCACCTTGGTCGATGTCACGCAGGAGCAGGGGCCGAATTATCTCTCGACCAAGGCCGAGATGCTCGTCACTGAAAACGGGCGCGAGATCACGACGCTTTACCCGGAAAAACGCGTCTATCCCGTTCAGGCCATACCGACGACGGAAGCCGCTATTTCAAACGGCTTCTGGCGGGATATCTATCTGGTGATTGGAGATCCGCAAGAGGGTGGTGCCTGGGCTGTTCGGACGTTCATCAAGCCTTTTACAAACTGGATCTGGATGGGCACGATGATGATGGCACTTGGTGGGGTGCTAAGCCTGACAGACCGTCGTTTCCGCGTTGCCGCAGGCGCGACCAAGTCACGTATACCGGGAGTGCCCGCCGAATGA
- a CDS encoding cytochrome c-type biogenesis protein has translation MIRAALSVFLAFAVLGSPALAVNPDEVLSDPVLEQRARDISAELRCVVCRGENIDESNAAIARDLRLLVRERLVEGDSNEEVVDFIVERYGEYVLLKPNTTGANIILWAASPVLFIVALISGTVYLRRRSQAREGAVALSADEEARLKELLKDG, from the coding sequence ATGATACGGGCAGCACTTTCTGTGTTTCTTGCGTTTGCGGTGCTGGGTTCACCGGCGCTTGCTGTCAATCCTGACGAAGTGCTGAGCGATCCAGTGCTTGAACAACGTGCCCGCGACATTTCTGCGGAGCTTCGATGCGTGGTGTGCCGAGGCGAGAATATTGACGAAAGCAATGCTGCGATCGCGCGGGATTTGCGCCTTCTTGTGCGTGAACGTCTTGTCGAAGGTGACAGCAACGAAGAAGTGGTGGATTTCATCGTCGAACGCTATGGCGAATACGTTCTGTTGAAGCCGAATACCACAGGCGCAAATATCATCCTGTGGGCCGCTAGTCCCGTCCTGTTCATCGTTGCCCTGATCTCCGGCACCGTCTATTTGCGCCGCCGCTCGCAAGCCCGTGAAGGCGCTGTGGCCCTGTCAGCGGATGAAGAGGCGCGCTTGAAGGAACTTCTGAAGGACGGCTGA
- a CDS encoding enoyl-CoA hydratase-related protein, which produces MNYETITLDMTDGLAVLTLNRADVMNALNTQMRAEITHAVKDAGQTARALVITGAGRAFCSGQDLGDRANAAHVDLERTLRDEYEPLLDAIYNCPIPTISAVNGAAAGAGANIALAADVVIAAESAFFMQAFSRIGLIPDAGGTYWMPRQMGFAKAMGAALFAEKMPAREAADLGLIWECVTDDDFAATWRKRGGHLAKGPTLSYRNIKKALRASMSNTLDEQLALEAKLQGECGNSRDFKEGVLAFLEKRSPNYEGR; this is translated from the coding sequence ATGAACTACGAAACGATCACGCTGGACATGACTGATGGTTTGGCAGTGCTGACCCTGAACCGCGCCGATGTGATGAATGCGCTGAACACGCAGATGCGGGCCGAAATCACCCATGCGGTGAAAGACGCCGGTCAGACGGCGCGGGCGCTTGTCATCACCGGGGCAGGTCGGGCATTTTGCTCGGGTCAGGATCTGGGCGACCGGGCAAACGCGGCCCATGTCGATCTGGAACGCACCTTACGTGATGAATACGAACCGCTGTTGGATGCGATTTACAACTGCCCGATCCCGACCATCTCGGCGGTGAATGGGGCGGCCGCCGGGGCGGGGGCGAATATCGCCTTGGCCGCGGATGTGGTCATCGCCGCTGAAAGCGCGTTTTTCATGCAGGCTTTTTCCCGCATCGGCCTGATCCCCGATGCCGGTGGCACCTATTGGATGCCGCGCCAGATGGGGTTCGCCAAAGCGATGGGGGCGGCGCTGTTTGCCGAAAAAATGCCTGCCCGTGAAGCCGCTGATCTGGGTTTGATCTGGGAATGCGTGACCGATGATGACTTCGCCGCCACTTGGCGAAAGCGTGGCGGGCATCTGGCGAAAGGGCCGACGCTGTCCTATCGCAACATCAAGAAAGCCTTGCGTGCCTCGATGAGCAATACGCTGGACGAGCAACTGGCGCTTGAGGCGAAATTGCAGGGCGAATGCGGCAACTCGCGCGACTTCAAAGAGGGCGTGCTGGCGTTTCTGGAAAAGCGCAGCCCAAACTACGAAGGGCGCTAG
- a CDS encoding alternative oxidase translates to MKQASDLDTATVDFQQTHHEPQDFRDRFALGFVKFLRVFADGFFAGRYGHRAVVLETVAAVPGMVGGLLQHLKAIRHIRDDQGWIRELLDEAENERMHLMTFIEIAKPTRFERFVIMMTQAVFYNFYFFLYLFAPRIAHRVVGYLEEEAVISYTQYLEQIDAGQVDNVPAPTVALEYWNLPADARLREVVLVIRADEAIHRDTNHEFANQIADQAHD, encoded by the coding sequence ATGAAACAGGCCTCGGATCTGGATACAGCGACGGTCGATTTCCAGCAGACACATCACGAACCGCAGGATTTCCGTGACCGGTTCGCCTTGGGTTTCGTCAAGTTCCTTCGTGTCTTTGCCGACGGTTTTTTCGCGGGCCGCTATGGGCACCGCGCGGTCGTCCTTGAAACAGTCGCCGCCGTGCCCGGCATGGTGGGTGGCCTGCTTCAGCACCTGAAAGCCATTCGGCATATCCGCGACGACCAGGGCTGGATCCGCGAGCTTCTGGACGAAGCGGAAAACGAACGGATGCACCTGATGACCTTCATCGAGATCGCAAAACCGACGCGATTCGAACGATTTGTCATCATGATGACACAGGCCGTGTTTTATAATTTCTACTTCTTTCTCTACCTTTTCGCACCGCGCATCGCACATCGCGTTGTCGGGTATCTGGAAGAAGAAGCCGTCATCAGCTACACGCAATATCTGGAACAGATTGACGCGGGTCAGGTGGACAACGTGCCTGCGCCAACGGTTGCGCTGGAATATTGGAATCTACCCGCAGATGCCCGCCTGCGCGAGGTGGTTCTGGTCATCCGCGCGGATGAGGCCATCCATCGCGATACGAACCACGAGTTTGCCAACCAGATCGCTGACCAGGCGCATGATTGA
- the gltA gene encoding citrate synthase — protein sequence MAKPTGTAKLIFGDKELDLPIYSPTAGPDVIDIRKLYAKGDVFTYDPGFTSTASCDSTITFIDGDKGELLYRGYPIDQLAEKSHYLEVCYLLLYGELPTEAEQIDFESRVTNHTMVHEQMIKFFSGFRRDAHPMAIITGVVGAMSAFYHDSTDVNDPWQREVAAIRMIAKLPTICAMAFKYSVGQPFVYPKNDLDYASNFLRMCFAVPCEEYEVNPILSKAMDRIFTLHADHEQNASTSTVRLAGSSGANPFACIAAGIACLWGPAHGGANQACLEMLREIGTVDRIPEYVARAKDKNDPFRLMGFGHRVYKNFDPRAKVMKESADEVLGLLGIEDNETLKVAKELERIALEDPYFVEKKLYPNVDFYSGIILEAMGFPTSMFTPIFALSRTVGWISQWKEMLGDPNQKIGRPRQLYLGATTRDYVDVSKR from the coding sequence ATGGCCAAACCAACCGGAACTGCAAAGCTCATCTTTGGTGACAAAGAGCTGGATCTGCCGATATATTCGCCCACGGCAGGGCCCGACGTGATCGACATTCGAAAACTCTATGCCAAAGGCGATGTGTTCACCTACGATCCGGGCTTCACCTCGACGGCAAGCTGCGATTCGACCATCACCTTCATCGACGGCGACAAGGGCGAGCTGTTGTATCGCGGTTATCCCATCGACCAACTGGCCGAGAAATCGCATTACCTCGAAGTGTGTTATCTATTGCTATACGGTGAGTTGCCGACCGAAGCCGAACAAATCGACTTCGAAAGCCGCGTGACCAACCACACGATGGTGCACGAGCAGATGATCAAGTTCTTCTCGGGTTTCCGCCGTGACGCGCACCCGATGGCGATCATCACCGGCGTGGTGGGCGCGATGTCTGCCTTCTATCACGACTCGACCGATGTGAATGACCCGTGGCAGCGTGAAGTTGCCGCGATCCGCATGATCGCCAAGCTGCCCACAATCTGCGCCATGGCGTTCAAATACTCGGTCGGTCAGCCCTTCGTCTATCCGAAGAACGATCTGGATTATGCCTCGAACTTCCTGCGCATGTGTTTTGCAGTCCCGTGCGAGGAATACGAGGTGAACCCGATCCTGTCGAAAGCGATGGACCGCATCTTCACACTGCATGCCGATCACGAACAGAACGCGTCGACTTCGACCGTGCGTCTGGCGGGGTCGTCGGGTGCCAACCCGTTCGCCTGTATCGCCGCTGGCATCGCTTGCCTTTGGGGGCCTGCACATGGTGGCGCCAACCAGGCCTGCCTTGAAATGCTTCGCGAAATCGGCACGGTGGACCGCATCCCCGAATACGTTGCCCGCGCCAAGGACAAAAACGACCCATTCCGCCTGATGGGCTTTGGCCACCGCGTTTACAAGAACTTCGACCCGCGCGCGAAAGTCATGAAAGAAAGCGCTGACGAGGTGCTGGGTCTTCTGGGCATCGAGGATAACGAGACGCTCAAGGTCGCCAAGGAACTGGAGCGCATCGCGCTTGAAGATCCATATTTCGTTGAGAAGAAGCTTTATCCCAACGTCGATTTCTATTCCGGCATCATTCTTGAGGCGATGGGCTTCCCGACTTCGATGTTCACGCCGATCTTCGCGCTGTCGCGCACCGTTGGCTGGATTTCGCAGTGGAAAGAGATGCTGGGCGATCCAAACCAGAAAATCGGCCGTCCGCGCCAGTTGTATCTTGGTGCGACCACGCGCGACTATGTCGACGTATCAAAACGCTAA
- the gltX gene encoding glutamate--tRNA ligase has protein sequence MTTDQIVTRFAPSPTGYLHIGGARTALFNWLYARGRGGKFLLRIEDTDRARSTPEATAAILKGLAWLGLDHDGEVISQFDRADRHAEVAHEMLANGHAYKCFATQDEIQAFRDAARADGKSTLYQSPWRDADPASHPDAPYVIRLKAPRDGATVIRDQVQGDVTIRNDQLDDMICLRSDGTPTYMLAVVVDDHDMGVTHAIRGDDHLNNAARQQLVYQAMGWDVPVWAHIPLIHGPDGKKLSKRHGALGVEEYQAMGYPPRAMRNYLARLGWSHGDDEYFTDAQALEWFDLTGIGKSPARFDFKKLDNLSGQHLAAMNDAEVMAELEAFLAATGQIPLQPQQRQLLTDAMYVLKTSAKTFPQLLEKARFATATRPIEQDGKAAESLDEVSRGILKELTPQLQNASWDRNTLEGILNGLAEAHGTKFGKLAAPLRAALAGRAVTPSVFDMMLVLGREESVARLEDASE, from the coding sequence ATGACCACCGACCAGATCGTCACCCGTTTCGCCCCCTCGCCCACCGGATATCTACATATCGGGGGTGCCCGCACTGCCCTGTTCAACTGGCTTTATGCCCGTGGCCGTGGTGGGAAATTCCTGCTGAGGATCGAGGATACAGACCGCGCGCGCTCCACCCCCGAAGCGACCGCGGCGATCCTGAAGGGTTTGGCATGGCTGGGTCTGGATCACGACGGCGAGGTGATCAGCCAATTCGACCGCGCCGACCGCCACGCCGAAGTGGCGCACGAGATGCTGGCGAACGGCCATGCGTATAAGTGCTTTGCCACGCAGGACGAAATTCAGGCCTTCCGCGATGCTGCCCGCGCCGACGGAAAATCGACATTGTATCAATCGCCGTGGCGCGATGCCGATCCCGCGTCCCATCCGGACGCGCCCTATGTGATCCGCCTGAAAGCACCGCGCGACGGTGCGACGGTGATCCGCGATCAGGTGCAGGGTGATGTCACGATCCGCAATGATCAACTGGACGACATGATTTGCCTTCGATCCGATGGCACGCCCACCTACATGCTGGCCGTTGTTGTCGACGATCACGACATGGGTGTGACCCATGCCATTCGGGGGGATGATCACCTGAACAATGCCGCACGCCAGCAACTTGTCTATCAGGCCATGGGGTGGGACGTGCCGGTCTGGGCGCATATTCCGCTGATCCATGGTCCCGACGGCAAAAAGCTGTCCAAACGTCACGGCGCGCTGGGGGTCGAGGAATATCAGGCGATGGGCTACCCCCCCCGCGCAATGCGCAACTATCTGGCGCGTCTGGGATGGAGCCACGGGGATGACGAATACTTCACAGATGCGCAGGCATTGGAGTGGTTCGACCTGACGGGAATCGGCAAAAGCCCGGCGCGGTTCGACTTCAAGAAGTTGGACAATCTATCGGGGCAACATCTTGCTGCGATGAACGATGCCGAGGTGATGGCCGAGCTTGAGGCTTTTTTAGCCGCAACGGGGCAAATCCCTTTGCAGCCGCAGCAACGTCAACTTTTGACAGATGCAATGTACGTGCTAAAAACGAGCGCGAAGACATTCCCTCAACTCCTTGAAAAAGCGAGATTTGCAACTGCCACTCGCCCCATTGAGCAGGACGGGAAAGCGGCAGAGTCCCTAGATGAAGTATCCCGTGGTATACTGAAAGAATTGACGCCGCAGCTGCAAAATGCTAGCTGGGACCGCAACACGCTGGAAGGGATCCTGAACGGGCTTGCAGAAGCTCACGGGACCAAATTTGGCAAACTGGCTGCACCGTTGCGCGCAGCCCTTGCCGGTCGCGCCGTGACCCCCAGCGTTTTCGATATGATGCTTGTTCTAGGACGCGAAGAATCTGTTGCGCGCCTTGAGGACGCAAGCGAATAG
- a CDS encoding ComEC/Rec2 family competence protein, whose translation MLVHKFLIRIEEERGRLLHWAPLFMGSGIGLYFGLMTEPTVPVYVGLTALIVICAVIARIWPWGIGPLATAIGLMAFGVSLAGARAHYVAEPVLGFRYYGPVEGRIVNIDRSQSDAVRLTLDQVRLDDVSPASRATMVRVSLHGDQRFLDPAIGQRIALTAHLSGPNGPVEPGGFDFQRMAWFRGIGAVGYTRVPALLLSPPEPGVNLAVSRMRQAISAWVRGVLPGETGAFAAAITTGDRSAMGRPTIEALRASNLAHLLAISGLHMGLLTGFIFQATRMLLSLWQGVALRFPIKKLAACVAILSGGFYLALSGGNIATERAFIMVATMFVAILFDRRALSLRAVAMAAIIVMTLHPEALAEPGFQMSFAATTALVAVFGWLRDRTRDDRAWRAPKWARPALAVVISSFVAGLATAPFGAAHFNQVSHFGLLANLLSVPVMGALIMPLAVLAALLSPIGLGWLPLKLMGPAIDWIIGVARFVSSLDGATGQIPAPPDAVLPLVAVGGIFATLLKSRARWVSLVPFAIATLLWSQVTRPPVLISATGGLVGVMTKDGRALSKPRGESFAALSWLENDGDPADQETAFARTGFTGAKGKMRAALAGATLIHLTGRGAGDRVTDACASADLVVLSGKVTIPAPPGCVLLDRAGLAKTGAVALWPDTGRFIVETARAKSGDRLWTR comes from the coding sequence GTGCTGGTCCATAAGTTCCTGATCCGGATCGAAGAAGAGCGGGGGCGCTTGCTGCACTGGGCACCGCTGTTCATGGGATCGGGCATTGGCCTATATTTCGGGCTGATGACCGAACCGACGGTGCCGGTCTATGTCGGACTGACCGCGTTGATTGTGATCTGCGCCGTGATCGCCCGGATCTGGCCGTGGGGGATCGGACCTCTGGCCACCGCCATCGGGTTGATGGCATTCGGCGTCAGTCTTGCGGGTGCGCGGGCGCATTACGTGGCCGAACCGGTGCTGGGTTTCCGCTACTACGGCCCTGTTGAGGGTCGCATCGTGAACATCGACCGATCGCAGTCTGATGCGGTGCGTCTGACGCTGGATCAGGTGCGGTTGGATGATGTCAGCCCGGCCAGCCGCGCGACCATGGTGCGCGTCTCTCTGCACGGGGATCAGCGTTTTCTCGACCCCGCCATTGGCCAGCGCATCGCATTGACCGCACATCTGTCCGGCCCCAACGGCCCTGTCGAACCCGGTGGCTTCGATTTTCAACGCATGGCGTGGTTTCGCGGCATCGGGGCGGTCGGCTATACTCGCGTTCCTGCACTTTTGCTCAGCCCACCCGAGCCGGGGGTCAACCTTGCGGTCTCGCGTATGCGGCAGGCAATCTCGGCCTGGGTGCGGGGCGTTTTGCCGGGGGAAACCGGTGCTTTTGCCGCCGCGATCACAACCGGCGACCGATCCGCCATGGGGCGACCGACGATCGAGGCGCTGCGGGCGTCGAACCTTGCCCACCTGCTGGCGATCTCGGGACTGCATATGGGACTGCTCACCGGGTTCATCTTTCAGGCGACGCGTATGCTTCTGAGCTTGTGGCAGGGCGTGGCCCTGCGGTTTCCGATCAAGAAACTGGCCGCCTGTGTGGCAATCCTGTCTGGCGGATTCTATCTGGCCCTGTCGGGCGGTAATATCGCAACGGAACGCGCATTCATCATGGTCGCGACCATGTTCGTCGCCATCCTGTTCGACCGCCGCGCCCTTTCGCTGCGCGCCGTGGCAATGGCGGCAATCATCGTCATGACCCTGCATCCCGAGGCCCTGGCAGAACCCGGTTTTCAGATGTCTTTTGCCGCCACAACCGCACTGGTGGCGGTGTTTGGCTGGCTCAGGGACAGAACGCGGGATGACCGTGCGTGGCGGGCCCCCAAATGGGCCCGTCCGGCGCTTGCGGTGGTGATTTCGTCCTTTGTGGCGGGGCTGGCAACTGCGCCTTTTGGGGCCGCACATTTCAACCAGGTCAGCCATTTCGGCCTGTTGGCCAATCTTCTGTCGGTGCCGGTCATGGGCGCGTTGATTATGCCGTTGGCGGTGCTGGCGGCACTGTTGTCGCCCATCGGGCTGGGATGGTTGCCGCTGAAACTGATGGGGCCAGCGATTGACTGGATCATCGGCGTTGCGCGGTTCGTGTCCTCGCTGGATGGGGCAACCGGGCAAATCCCTGCTCCGCCGGACGCGGTGCTGCCGCTGGTCGCTGTGGGAGGTATCTTTGCCACGCTGTTGAAGTCACGCGCGCGGTGGGTGTCACTTGTGCCGTTCGCCATCGCCACGCTGCTGTGGTCACAGGTTACGCGCCCCCCGGTTCTGATCAGCGCCACGGGCGGGCTGGTTGGGGTGATGACCAAGGACGGGCGCGCCTTGTCAAAGCCGCGTGGTGAAAGCTTCGCCGCGCTGTCCTGGTTGGAGAATGACGGCGATCCGGCAGATCAGGAAACAGCCTTCGCCCGCACCGGGTTCACCGGCGCCAAGGGAAAGATGCGCGCCGCGTTGGCAGGCGCAACGCTGATCCACCTGACCGGGCGCGGCGCCGGGGATCGCGTGACCGATGCCTGTGCCTCGGCCGATCTGGTGGTGCTGTCCGGAAAAGTGACCATACCCGCCCCGCCGGGTTGTGTATTGCTGGACCGTGCCGGCCTGGCCAAGACGGGCGCGGTCGCGTTGTGGCCAGATACCGGGCGGTTCATTGTCGAAACTGCCCGCGCAAAATCCGGCGACCGGCTATGGACCCGCTGA
- a CDS encoding LysR family transcriptional regulator, translated as MVETAGRITLWGVEVFVAAADERSISIAARRLGASPSSVSQQLTNLETALGTTLLDRSARPMNLTPAGALFLKRAQAILNEAEQARAELALGAMSQLSRLRLGMIEDFDADVTPRLLSELAGDMQSTRFLLETGASHRLHDQLDARALDVIIAADTGASADWMEVHALMEEPFVAAVPRGVADTADPTQTLRDLPLVQYTARHHMGRVISDHLARQNIHLHNRFELDSYHAIMAMVAAGAGWTIITPLGFFHAQRFRAQTELIELPFAPITRRINLTAREGVLGNLPHDMAARARTILTDMIVDPAAQSYPWLRDKLVVL; from the coding sequence ATGGTCGAAACAGCCGGACGTATCACCCTTTGGGGTGTCGAAGTTTTTGTCGCAGCCGCCGACGAACGGTCGATCTCGATTGCGGCCCGCAGACTAGGGGCCAGCCCATCTTCGGTCAGCCAGCAACTGACCAATCTCGAGACCGCGCTGGGCACGACACTTCTGGATCGATCCGCCCGCCCGATGAACCTGACCCCTGCCGGGGCGCTGTTTCTGAAACGCGCGCAAGCCATCCTGAACGAGGCCGAACAGGCCCGCGCCGAATTGGCGCTGGGGGCAATGTCACAATTGTCGCGCTTGCGGCTGGGCATGATCGAGGATTTCGACGCCGATGTGACCCCCCGCCTGTTGTCTGAGCTTGCGGGCGACATGCAATCCACTCGTTTTCTTCTGGAAACCGGCGCGTCTCATCGGTTGCATGACCAGCTGGATGCCCGCGCGCTGGACGTGATTATTGCGGCAGACACGGGCGCGTCGGCGGACTGGATGGAGGTTCACGCGCTGATGGAGGAGCCCTTCGTTGCCGCAGTTCCAAGAGGCGTGGCCGACACGGCGGACCCCACCCAAACCCTGCGCGATCTGCCACTGGTGCAATACACAGCACGCCATCACATGGGGCGTGTGATCTCAGACCATCTGGCGCGACAGAATATTCACCTTCACAACCGGTTTGAACTGGACAGCTATCACGCGATCATGGCGATGGTGGCGGCAGGCGCAGGCTGGACGATCATCACACCGTTGGGCTTTTTCCACGCCCAGAGGTTCCGCGCGCAGACCGAATTGATCGAACTGCCTTTCGCCCCGATCACCCGCCGGATCAACCTGACCGCGCGCGAGGGCGTGTTGGGCAACTTGCCGCACGACATGGCGGCCCGTGCCCGGACGATCCTGACGGACATGATCGTGGACCCCGCCGCGCAATCCTATCCGTGGTTGCGCGACAAGCTGGTGGTGCTTTAG
- a CDS encoding DegT/DnrJ/EryC1/StrS family aminotransferase: MTLAPNVYDAEPIPEAARAEIDRLLQSGDLFRYTAPEDAPVSLLEAEFAEMMGAKYALAVASCSAALFLSLKALDLPRDTKVLIPAFTFAAVPSAVVHADCQPVLVDVKDNYRIDMEDFAAKLTGDIKAVIISHMRGHTSDMDAIMALCDTAGVPVIEDAAHSLGTLWHGRKIGTIGKIGCFSFQSYKMLNAGEGGILITDDADLIARAVIMSGAYEHNWKKHKGPRGDNTSALQDAFARWQNQLPLYNTRLSNLSAAVIRPQLDELQRRVRDGLKNHDYVADRLNQSPWIDVPAPLPPETRAPDSIQFNLVGMSDDDTRAFQNAAKRRGVSVQVFGMSTDNARAFWNWHFIGDQGELPQTRDMLMRACDTRLPVRLKRPDLDFIADALVAAAADVKAPSAKTNAA, encoded by the coding sequence TTGACCCTTGCCCCCAACGTCTATGACGCTGAACCCATCCCCGAAGCCGCCCGCGCCGAGATCGACCGGCTTTTGCAATCGGGCGATCTGTTTCGCTATACGGCACCCGAAGATGCCCCGGTCAGCCTGCTGGAAGCCGAATTTGCCGAGATGATGGGCGCGAAATACGCGCTGGCCGTCGCCAGTTGTTCGGCCGCGCTGTTTTTGTCACTCAAGGCACTGGACTTACCGCGCGACACCAAGGTTCTAATCCCGGCTTTCACCTTTGCCGCCGTGCCAAGCGCGGTCGTCCATGCCGATTGCCAGCCGGTTCTGGTCGACGTCAAAGACAATTACCGCATCGACATGGAGGATTTCGCCGCCAAGCTGACCGGCGACATAAAGGCCGTGATCATAAGCCACATGCGCGGGCACACATCCGACATGGATGCCATCATGGCGCTGTGCGACACCGCCGGTGTGCCGGTGATCGAGGATGCGGCCCATTCACTGGGCACGCTGTGGCACGGGCGCAAGATCGGGACCATCGGCAAGATTGGTTGTTTCTCGTTCCAGTCCTACAAGATGCTGAATGCGGGCGAAGGCGGGATCCTGATCACTGACGATGCCGACCTGATCGCCCGTGCGGTCATCATGTCGGGCGCTTACGAACACAACTGGAAAAAACACAAAGGCCCGCGCGGTGACAACACTTCGGCCCTGCAAGATGCTTTTGCGCGCTGGCAGAACCAATTGCCGCTTTACAACACGCGCCTGTCGAACCTGTCGGCAGCGGTCATTCGGCCCCAACTGGACGAATTGCAGCGCAGGGTTAGGGATGGGTTGAAGAACCACGATTACGTGGCTGACCGGCTGAACCAAAGCCCGTGGATCGACGTGCCCGCCCCCCTGCCCCCGGAAACCCGCGCGCCTGATTCCATCCAGTTCAACCTCGTCGGAATGAGCGACGATGACACCCGCGCCTTTCAGAATGCCGCGAAACGACGCGGTGTCTCGGTGCAGGTGTTCGGGATGAGCACGGATAACGCGCGTGCGTTCTGGAACTGGCATTTCATCGGCGATCAAGGCGAACTGCCGCAAACCCGCGACATGTTGATGCGTGCCTGTGACACCCGCCTGCCGGTGCGTCTGAAAAGGCCCGATCTGGATTTCATCGCCGATGCGTTGGTGGCAGCGGCAGCTGATGTCAAAGCGCCGTCAGCCAAGACGAACGCCGCCTAA